The proteins below are encoded in one region of Bosea sp. BIWAKO-01:
- a CDS encoding MFS transporter encodes MSAEAANHTSGHLDEHGRDHVSPGEIAIGVIIGRTSEYFDFFVFGLGCVLVFPELVFPFADRLTATLYAFAIFALAFMTRPIGTVLFMAIDRRHGRAAKLTVALFLLGGATAAIAFLPGYATIGIWSGIILAIFRLLQGIALGGAWDGLSSLLALNAPAGRRGWYAMLPQLGAPLGFILAAGLFAYFEGLLSREDFLDWGWRYPFFVALTINVVALFARLRMVATHEFAQLMDTRELMPIPVLELVKARGSTLILGAFVPLASFALFHLVTIFPVSWINLFTERSVSEFLMVQAAGAVVGFGAIVTSGLIADQIGRRNTLLVSGGMIALFSLSSIIAPLLFGDSLAGQTIYVIIGFGLLGLSYGQTAGAVASSFGTQYRYTGAALTSDLAWLLGAGFAPLVALTVSSQFGLAWVGVYLLSGALCTLAALAIDRRLEGRYG; translated from the coding sequence ATGAGCGCTGAGGCAGCGAACCATACATCGGGTCACCTGGACGAGCACGGGCGCGATCATGTCTCGCCCGGCGAGATCGCAATCGGCGTGATCATCGGCCGGACCTCGGAATATTTCGACTTCTTCGTCTTCGGTCTCGGCTGCGTTCTGGTCTTTCCCGAGTTGGTGTTCCCCTTCGCCGACCGGCTGACCGCAACGCTCTACGCCTTCGCGATCTTCGCGCTCGCTTTTATGACCCGCCCTATCGGCACAGTGCTGTTCATGGCAATCGACCGTCGCCACGGCCGCGCGGCCAAGCTTACCGTTGCACTCTTCCTCCTCGGCGGCGCGACGGCCGCCATCGCCTTCCTGCCCGGCTATGCCACGATCGGCATCTGGTCCGGCATCATTCTCGCGATCTTCCGGCTCCTGCAGGGCATCGCGCTCGGCGGAGCCTGGGACGGGCTGTCCTCCCTGCTCGCCCTCAACGCGCCCGCCGGCCGCCGCGGCTGGTACGCCATGCTGCCGCAGCTCGGTGCGCCGCTTGGCTTCATCCTCGCTGCAGGGCTGTTCGCCTATTTCGAAGGCTTGCTGTCGCGGGAAGATTTCCTCGACTGGGGTTGGCGCTACCCCTTCTTCGTCGCACTGACGATCAATGTCGTGGCGTTGTTCGCGCGGCTGCGGATGGTTGCGACCCACGAATTCGCCCAGCTCATGGACACCCGTGAGCTCATGCCCATCCCGGTCCTCGAGTTGGTCAAGGCGCGTGGCAGCACGCTCATCCTCGGCGCCTTCGTGCCGCTGGCGAGTTTCGCGCTGTTCCACCTCGTCACCATCTTCCCGGTGAGCTGGATCAACCTCTTCACCGAACGTTCGGTTTCGGAATTCCTGATGGTGCAGGCGGCCGGCGCCGTGGTTGGCTTCGGCGCGATCGTCACCTCCGGTCTGATCGCCGACCAGATCGGCCGCCGCAACACGCTCCTTGTCTCTGGCGGGATGATCGCGCTCTTCAGCCTGTCGAGCATCATCGCCCCCCTGCTCTTCGGCGACAGCCTCGCGGGGCAGACGATCTACGTTATCATCGGCTTTGGCCTGCTCGGACTCTCCTACGGCCAGACTGCCGGCGCCGTGGCCTCGAGCTTCGGCACGCAGTACCGCTATACCGGCGCAGCGCTGACCTCGGATCTTGCCTGGTTGCTCGGCGCGGGCTTCGCGCCACTCGTGGCGCTGACCGTCTCGAGCCAGTTCGGGCTCGCCTGGGTCGGAGTCTACCTGCTCTCGGGCGCGCTCTGCACGCTCGCGGCGCTGGCGATCGATCGGCGGTTGGAAGGCCGGTACGGCTGA